Proteins encoded by one window of Pseudonocardia alni:
- the mftR gene encoding mycofactocin system transcriptional regulator (MftR, the mycofactocin system transcriptional regulator, is an uncharacterized TetR family DNA-binding transcription factor. Its role is inferred by context. It occurs as part of the biosynthesis locus for mycofactocin, a partially characterized electron carrier derived from the terminal Val-Tyr dipeptide of the precursor peptide MftA, through a radical SAM enzyme-mediated process.): MSAVTENDGTGSAGGGGARRAGRRPVTSRSEIEHIALEMFSDQGFEHTTVDDVAHAAGIGRRTFFRYFASKNDIAWGAFDEQLVRMRAVLAAQPSDLPTLEGVRRAVLEFNHVEPDEQPWHRRRLRLILRTPALQAHSTLRYASWREVVADYVAERRGEDSSELVPQSVGHACLGVCIAAYERWLADDGAELADLLDEVLRALQRGWATELP; encoded by the coding sequence ATGTCAGCGGTGACCGAGAACGACGGGACCGGAAGTGCCGGCGGGGGCGGGGCGCGCCGCGCCGGTCGTCGCCCGGTCACCTCCCGCTCGGAGATCGAGCACATCGCGCTGGAGATGTTCAGCGACCAGGGGTTCGAGCACACGACCGTCGACGACGTCGCGCACGCCGCGGGGATCGGGCGTCGCACGTTCTTCCGGTACTTCGCCTCCAAGAACGACATCGCCTGGGGCGCCTTCGACGAGCAGCTGGTGCGGATGCGCGCGGTGCTCGCGGCCCAGCCGTCGGACCTGCCGACGCTGGAGGGGGTCCGGCGGGCGGTGCTGGAGTTCAACCACGTCGAGCCGGACGAGCAGCCCTGGCACAGGCGCCGGCTGCGGCTGATCCTTCGGACCCCGGCGCTGCAGGCGCACTCGACGCTGCGCTACGCCTCCTGGCGGGAGGTCGTGGCCGACTACGTGGCCGAGCGTCGTGGCGAGGACTCCTCGGAGCTCGTCCCGCAGAGCGTCGGGCACGCCTGCCTGGGCGTGTGCATCGCGGCCTACGAGCGTTGGCTGGCCGACGACGGCGCCGAGCTCGCCGACCTGCTCGACGAGGTGCTGCGGGCGCTGCAGCGGGGCTGGGCGACCGAGCTCCCCTGA
- a CDS encoding phosphotransferase enzyme family protein codes for MGTEGRLTPPGLVAWPGLRITARLGGGHRGAVWAATDGSRRLVVHRSGRTPAALDWELDLTGELRAHGFRVPDVVPTGDGRRRCGAVVVRTWLDGDPPGPGDEAAIAAELRRLHALTSGRSQRPGFVGTTELLAGADRGGDVDLTAMPSDVVAECRAAWAVVDGPVAVVHGDPGPGNIRVLDGRPGLLDWDECRVDRTVLDLDGGPGAAREVRRAVDAWEVAVCWTVEPGYARERLAALRAAP; via the coding sequence GTGGGAACCGAAGGCCGGCTGACGCCGCCCGGGCTCGTCGCCTGGCCGGGGCTGCGCATCACGGCCCGGCTCGGCGGCGGGCACCGCGGCGCGGTCTGGGCGGCGACGGACGGGAGCCGACGGCTGGTGGTCCACCGGAGTGGGCGGACGCCCGCGGCGCTGGACTGGGAGCTCGACCTGACCGGCGAGCTGCGGGCCCACGGTTTCCGCGTACCCGACGTCGTCCCGACCGGTGACGGACGGCGGCGGTGCGGGGCGGTCGTCGTCCGGACCTGGCTCGACGGCGACCCACCCGGGCCGGGCGACGAGGCGGCCATCGCCGCCGAGCTGCGCCGGCTGCACGCCCTCACCTCGGGGCGGAGCCAGCGGCCGGGGTTCGTGGGCACGACCGAGCTGCTCGCGGGCGCCGACCGCGGTGGGGACGTGGACCTGACCGCGATGCCGTCCGATGTCGTCGCGGAGTGCCGGGCCGCGTGGGCCGTGGTGGACGGTCCGGTCGCCGTCGTCCACGGCGACCCCGGCCCGGGCAACATCCGGGTCCTGGACGGACGTCCGGGCCTGCTCGACTGGGACGAGTGCCGGGTGGACCGGACGGTGCTCGACCTCGACGGTGGTCCCGGGGCGGCACGCGAGGTCCGCCGCGCCGTCGACGCGTGGGAGGTCGCGGTCTGCTGGACCGTCGAACCCGGCTACGCCCGGGAGCGGCTCGCCGCGCTGCGCGCCGCCCCCTGA
- a CDS encoding sigma-70 family RNA polymerase sigma factor yields MSAPARAADTTVDERPPEERLEDHRRELTGYCYRMLGSAFEAEDAVQDTMVRAWRGVAKFDGRSSLRSWLYRIATNVCIDALNGRKRRAVPMDIGGPGAPVAESLREPLPDAEWLEPMPDSRVSTPAGDPADKAVAKETIRLAFIAALQHLPARQRAVLILREVLCWKAAEVAELLDTSVASVNSALQRARATLGEQGISEAAPQTSPAMDPAQTALLMRYMAAFEAFDMEALTALLHEDVEQNMPPLELWFRGRDDVIAWMATGPGQGCRGSRVAPVEINGTVGFAQWKPSGPNGEFEAWGITALRIEDGVVTGLSIFLNTELFGYFGLPLKLADRPELWEPKAG; encoded by the coding sequence ATGAGCGCACCCGCACGGGCCGCCGACACCACCGTGGACGAGCGGCCACCCGAGGAGCGCCTCGAGGACCACCGGCGCGAGCTGACCGGCTACTGCTACCGGATGCTCGGCTCGGCGTTCGAGGCCGAGGACGCGGTGCAGGACACGATGGTCCGGGCCTGGAGGGGCGTCGCGAAGTTCGACGGCCGCTCCTCGCTGCGGTCCTGGCTGTACCGCATCGCCACCAACGTCTGCATCGACGCGTTGAACGGGCGCAAGCGCCGCGCCGTCCCGATGGACATCGGAGGCCCCGGCGCACCGGTCGCCGAGTCGCTGCGCGAGCCGCTGCCCGACGCCGAGTGGCTCGAACCGATGCCCGACTCCCGGGTGTCGACACCGGCCGGGGACCCGGCGGACAAGGCCGTCGCGAAGGAGACGATCCGGCTCGCGTTCATCGCGGCGCTGCAGCACCTGCCGGCCCGCCAGCGCGCCGTGCTGATCCTGCGCGAGGTCCTGTGCTGGAAGGCCGCCGAGGTCGCCGAGCTGCTGGACACCTCGGTCGCCTCGGTCAACAGCGCCCTGCAGCGCGCCCGCGCCACCCTGGGCGAACAGGGCATCTCCGAGGCGGCGCCGCAGACCTCCCCGGCGATGGACCCGGCGCAGACCGCGCTGCTGATGCGCTACATGGCAGCGTTCGAGGCCTTCGACATGGAGGCGCTGACGGCGCTGCTCCACGAGGACGTCGAGCAGAACATGCCTCCGCTGGAGCTCTGGTTCCGCGGCCGGGACGACGTCATCGCCTGGATGGCGACCGGCCCCGGGCAGGGCTGCCGCGGGTCGCGGGTGGCTCCGGTGGAGATCAACGGGACGGTCGGCTTCGCCCAGTGGAAGCCGTCCGGGCCGAACGGCGAGTTCGAGGCCTGGGGCATCACGGCCCTGCGGATCGAGGACGGGGTCGTCACCGGGCTGAGCATCTTCCTCAACACCGAGCTGTTCGGCTACTTCGGGCTGCCGCTGAAGCTGGCCGACCGGCCGGAGCTGTGGGAACCGAAGGCCGGCTGA